The following nucleotide sequence is from Desulfonatronum thioautotrophicum.
ACCAGAATCGCGTCAAAGGGCGCCTTCTCAGGCCATCCCAGCGTGCCGTTGTAGAACTTGCTGGCCACGTTGTCGTAACCCAGCTCCGCAAGAATGGTTTGGGCCCGATGCAGCAGTGGTTCTACCTTTTCAATGGTGTAAACCTGATGGGCAATTTCCGCCAGGACGGCGGCCTGATAACCGCTGCCGGTTCCAATCTCCAGGACCGTGTCCGCAGGTTTCAGGTCAAGCGCCTCAGTCATCAAGGCCACGATATAGGGTTGGGAAATGGTCTGATGGTATCCGATAGGCAGCGGCTGATCTGTATACGCAAGATTTTCATCTCCCTTTTCCACAAACCGGTGCCTGGGCACCGTTTTCATGGCCTGCAAGACCCTGGGCGCACTGATACCGCGGGGGATGAGCTGTTCCTCGACCATCTCGTGCCGGGCAAGATCATGATCCGTCATCTGCTGTTCCTCACTCTTTGTGGTGTGCTCGAATATTGGGTGCGGAGGCGGTGCGCTTCCCCAGGCGCATCAGGCAAACACGGCCTGGATGCTGGGTGAAGCCCTTGCGTTTTCGGGTAACATTCTTGGGATATGATTCCGGGTTGTTAAGAAATGGGAAGGAGGCGGGCTCCTGATCGTTCATGGTCTTCTTGGCAACGACCGGCCTTGTGCCAGTAAATAGTCCCGACGGATTATATCCAGGGTATGCCATTGTGCACTGAGGTTCTTTTCATGCATCTGCAATACCAGAGGGGGCTCGGATGAGGGCACTGGGGTCGGGTTGGCCGGCTATTTGCTGGCATGAGGTGAGCAGAGGCGCTGGGTTTGCCAGCCATCAATCAACTAGGAGGTCGTCGTATGCGTTCATTCAGATCACTCATTTTGGTATTTGTGTTCCTGAGCCTGATTTGTTTCGGAGCCATGCTGTTTCCTTCGAAACCATCTGCGGAAGAGAGTCAGACACTCTCGTTGATCACGGCCACGCCTGAGGAGGGCTTTCAGGTAGCCATCGAGCTTGCCCGGAAAGGGGTGACGGAAACCCAGCCCGACAAGGAGATTCTGTTCATGCTTCGCGAGGTGTACTCCCGAGACCCCGACGCCCTGATCGCCGCGTCGCATGTCGTTGCCGTTCATTTTCAGACCGTTGCGGCGGCGAACAACTACTGGCGAAAACAGGACAGAGAAGATTGAGGGCGAGCATCAGCAGCGTTCGCTGTGAAATGCTGTTCAAACGGTTGTCCACGGGATGTCATCCTGGCTGAGAATGAATCTGGCCGGACGTGAACCTAGCCGGGCGTGAACCGCTTCTTTTGCAGTCGACTTTTCAGAGAAAACGAGAAACAACCAATCCAGACGTGGCAACTGCGATTGCAAAAGCAAGCAATGCCAGCAATCCATCGCGAAAGACCAGCGCGAGGCCGAATACTGTCAGCGCCCCCCCCGCGCTTGAGGCGGAAAATGGGACCAGCTCCATTGCCGGCAAGCCCAGTGCGATCACGATGCAGGCCAGGGCGATGAAGTATGTTCCGGTTCGGTGCACGAGAAACGTCAACCTCGGCCGCAGCCAGCCATCGATGGCTCGGGCATGGGGCCGAACAAAAACCAGAGCCCGTTTGAGTTTGTTGTGCGGCACGGAGCGCTGGAGTAGCCAGGATGGCAGCCAGAAATGGCTTCTGCCCAGCACCAGCTGAACAGCGCACAACAGCACGATCACCGCCATGGACGTGGCCGTTCCCGGAATGCCACTCAGTGGAGAGACAAGGATCAGGCCCGCCAAAAGCAACAGAGGGCCGAACGATCGGCTCCCGACCGCCTCCAGAATCGTCTCCACGGAGACCCGCTCCAGGCTGCACGCGGCTGTATCGATTCGATCGAGAAGCTGCTCGAGATTCACGGGTTCCTGGTCCATGCTGATTGGTGTGGTATACGTTGTTGCAACGACTGGTACTGTGTCGGTCCGACCCGACCGGGGCGCTCAATGCCCACGTTCAAAGACCGAAGATACGGACCAGTAGACAGCCCATGGTCCCAGGATAAGTTTTTCCCCCCGCTCCAGCAATGCATTCGGTGCAGCGAAAATTTCCGTTTGCCGTGAAACTGTGCCAAGCGACTCCGGATGGAAGTGCCGTGTTTCCGGGCCAGCGTTCACGGCCAGCATGAGTATGCGTCCGTCCTTGAGTGGCCAGTTCACGATCAAAATGTCCGTGTGTATGATGTTCCAAGAGGCTTTGCCCGGCTGAATCCGAGACAGCAAGGGCTGGATGCGCTCCCGGCGCAGGGACAACAGCTGGCGGTGCAGTTTCAGCCATTCCGAATACTTCGGCTTGATGGGTTCATCCCATTTCAGGACCGCGCTTTTGGCTGTTTCCGGGGCATTGGGGTCCGGAATTCGTTCACGCTGAGCCGGATCGGCAAATTCCGGGAATGTGGCAAACTCGCGCCGTCGCCCCTCACGCACGGCTTCAGCCAAGTCTCCCTGAAAATCGCAGAAAAATGGAAACGGATGCCGTGTCCCCCACTCCTCGCCCATGAAGAGCAAAGGGATCTGTGGCGCGAGGAGAATCACGGCCGCCAGCGCCCTGCGTTTTTCCGGCGATGCCAGCACGCTCAGGCGCTCCCCGAATGCCCGGTTGCCGACCTGATCGTGGTTCTGGAGAAAGGCGACAAAGGCCTCCGGCGGCAGATGCGCACTGGGCTCCCCCCTGGATTGCCGCCCGCGGTGGGTGGATGGTTCACCCTGGTAGGAGAAGCCCTCGGCCAGACATTGCCCCAGTCGCTCCAGAGGCGTGTCGGCGTAATCCTGGTAATAGCCCTGGCGTTCCCCGGTAGTCAGGACATGACAGGCATGATGGATGTCGTCGTTCCACTGGGCCACGTAGTATTGCGGCCTGGCGGACTGGTCCCGTACCAGGAACCGGGACTGGTTGGCGTCATTTTCCAGAACCAGATGCACATGGCGGTCTTCAGGCAGGGCCAGTCGGACCCGCTCGGCCAATTCTTCCAGAATATGCGGCTTGGAGTCGTCCCGGATGGCATGCACCGCGTCCAGGCGCAGACCATCGAAGCGATAGGCCCCCAACCAATGGATCGCGTTGGCGATGAAGAATTCGCGGACCTGCGGGACGGAAAAATCAATGGCCGCGCCCCAGGGAGTCTGGTGGGTCTCGCTGAAAAAGTCCGGGGCGTAGTGATGCAAGAAGTTGCCCTCGGGGCCGAAATGGTTGTAGACCACGTCCAGAAAGACCATCATGCCCAGACCATGGGCCTCGTCAATGAGCCACTTCAATTCCCGTGGTGTGCCGTAGACCGAATCCGGCGCAAAGGGGAGCACGCCGTCGTAACCCCAATTGCGCCGACCGGGAAAATCCGCCAGGGGCATCAGTTCAATGGCCGTGACGCCCAGTTGCTGCAGGTAGTTCAGCCGGGTCCTGACGCCGTCATAGGTCCCATCGGGCGTGAACGTGCCCACATGCAGTTCGTAGAGTACGGTTTCCGACCAAGGCCGTCCGTTCCAGTCCGCATTATCCCATTGAAACGCCGTGATATCCAGAACCTGGCTGGGCCCAAAAACGTCATCCGGCTGAAAATGCGATGCCGGATCCGGGACCATCAACTCTCCCCATGAATTACCGACAACCCGAAATTGATACAGGGTTCCGGCGTGAGCTTCCGGGACCAGGGCTTCGAACCATCCGTTTTCAAGTGGATGCATCGGCGTGAGAATGCGCCGTTCCTGCTCAAAAACAGCCACATCCACCTGGGAAGCCTTTGGAGCCCAAAGTCTGAAGCGCACTCCGCCATCTTCAATCGTCGGTCCGAATATTTCAGGCATTGCAAGTCTCCTCTTTAGCTGATGGTATTTTGCAGGGCGATCTCCACCGACTGCCCCTCGTCGAGTTCGTGAAGCGTCTCCTTGTAGCCGATCTGAATTGACTTTTTTCGGGCACGGCAGGCCGTGATCGTCATTTTTCCGGGCACGATCTCGATGCTCAGGTTGTGTCCACGATAGTGGATCTGCATCTGGAGCCTGCCCAGATTGTCGGGAAGGCACGGGTTGAGCCAGAGCACGTCCCCGCGGGTCTCCAGCCCCGTATACCCGACCTGGATCATGTTCACGGTGCCGGCCATGGCGCCAAGATGGATGCCTTCAGGGGTTGTCCCGCCCTGGACATCAGAAATATCGCTTTCCAGGGCCTGGGTGAATAGATGCCATGAGCGGGCCCTATCTTTTCTGATCAGAACCCAGGAATGGGCTACCCGGCTCAGGGTGGAGCCGTGGGATGTTCGTTTGATGTAGTAGTCGATGTTTTTGGGGATGGTTTCATACTCGAAAGGGTAGCCAAGCTGTTCAAAAATTTCACCCAGTTCCTCGGCGGAAAACAGATAGAAAAGCATCAGCACGTCGGCCTGTTTCGAGATCTTGTAGCGGTTGGGCGTGTCGTCCTCACTTTTCAGAATCCTGTCCAGGCGCTGGATATCACCATATTTTTCCCTGTACCCCTCCCAATCAAACTCTTCCAGTTCGCCATACCCTTCGAACTGACTGATGATCCCGTCGTCGTGAAAAACCACGCGCAACTTGCGGCTGATGTCCTGCCACAAGTCCAGTTCCTCCGCACCCAGCCGCAACTGCTCCCGCAGTTCCTTCCTGCGATCTTCCGGGAGCAGTTCCAGGACGGTCAATGCCTCGTTGAGTACCCAGGCGGCCATGACATTGGTGTAGGCGTTGTTGTTCAATCCCGGCACATCGGAATCCGGATAGGCGTCATGGTATTCGTCCGGTCCCATGACGTCCCGGATTTCGTAGCGGTCCAGGGTTTGGTTATAGGTGGCGATGCTTGACCAAAAGCGGGCGATCTCCAGGACCATTTCTGCACCGTAGAAGGAGAGGAACTCCATATCCTCGGTGGCCTGGAAGTATTCCCGGATGTTATAGACAATCGCCGCGTTCACGTGGCGCTGGTGGTGGGACTTGTCCGGGTGCCAGCGCCCTGATTCCGGGTTGAGGTGGATTTTCTGGGTTTCCTCCCGGCCATTGCTGCCGCTCTGCCACGGATACATCGCCCCCCGAAATCCCTCTTCACGGGCGGCGGCGCGGGCCTCGTTGATGCGGCGATAGCGGTACATCAGCAGTGAGCGGGTAATTTCCGGAACACGCAGGTTGAGAAAGGGGAAAATGAACAACTCATCCCAGAAGATATGCCCCCGGTAGGCTTCTCCGTGCCAGCCCCTGGACGGCACGCCCACGTCCAGGTCCATGGTGTGCAGTGATGTGGTCTGCAACAGGTGAAAGGTGTGCAGGTGGAGGATCATCGCGGTCCGATCCTCGCTGGGAGGCGTCTTTTCCTCATAGGTGATGTCGAACCGGCGCCAGAGGTGCTTCCAGCTCAGACTATGCGACGTCAGCAGTTCCTCGAACGACCCGGCGCGCTGCGCCAGCTTTTCCGCTTCCAGACGACATTCCGCAATGGCGTGATCCCTGGAGGTAAACAGCGCGACGACCTTCTCCAGGTGAATTTCCACGCCCTTGCGGGCCCGCACCGTGAATTGCTGGGCAATGTACCCCGGTTCCTGGACCGTGCTCCGTTGCGTATCCAGTTCATCGCCATCCAGGCAGACCCGGGTTCGCGCGGCCTGGGCAATGCGCAGGTTGGATTGACTGGTCCGGACCTTGAGACAGATGGTTTCCTGGTCAGTGAGGATTTCTTCTTCCGGCTCGAGGTGGTGGCTGTTCAGGTCCCGGTAGCGGGGGACGCCGTCATTGATGACTCTGCCGTCCAGGGCTGTCCGGAACTCCAGGTCTCCGGACCAGTTTTCCGGGGTGAAGACAACGTGCATGGCGGCAAGGTGCGGCTGGGTCATATGCACGATGCGCCGTTCCCTGAGCGTTGAACGCCTGCCGTCGTTGTCCGCAAAGGACACCTTGCGACTGAGAATGCCGTGCTTCAGGTTCAGCTCCTGCCGAAAGGAATGGATCTGCACATTGCGCAAATCAAACCATTCCCCCCCCGGATGACGAAATCCCAGGCAAAGCCAATTGGGCAGATTGACCAGATCCTCGTTCTCGATGGTCCTGCCCTGTATTTCTGTTTGCAGGCGGTTGTACCCGCCGGCCAGATAGGTGCCTGGATAGTGGACCTCACCAGCCCGGGATTCCGAGGCCGCACCACGGGTGGCAAAATACCCATTGCCCAGGGTGCACAGGGCTTCCCGGAGCTTTTCCTGTTCAGGGTCAAACTGATCGTATCGCAGCGTCCAGACGCTCATTGCCCATCTCCTTGTTGAAAAAGTAATTCAATACAAATGTCCATTCGCGATATTTTTCGTTGAAACCTATAATTAATTTCTTTTAGTATTTTAGCATGTTATGGATTTCTAGCAAAAAATAAGTCAATTTTTTGTCATGTTGATGGCAAATCAGGCAAAAATGGTTGGCAAGGTTATTTTACACGGTAACGTTCAACCTATGCAGTATTACTGCAAGACAATATATTTCCGATGTAGTAAATTACGGATAGTTAAAATTGATTACGTGAATGGAGAGATACAACGGTTGTGTTTTGCATATTGTCTTGATTTTCGTCACGGCTCTGGATAAAACGCGAAGATGGAAACAAAAATGAAGGTTGTCATTGCCCTTGCGCCGCAAATGCTGCGGGAATTTCTGAGCTCATGCCTCAAGGAGGCGGAATCTTTTGCCCTCACGGTCGTCGCAGAGCTTGAGGACGGCATGGAGGCCATATCCGCCGTGCATGAACACGCCCCGGATCTTTTGATCCTGGGCCTTGCGCTGCCACGATTGAGCGGAATAAGCGTGATCAATGCCGTGCACCCCAGGCACCCGGACATGAAGATCCTGGTATTGACCGACTACGTGGACGATCTCTACGTGCTGGAGGCGTTCCAGGCCGGAGCCAACGGATACTGCATCAAGGATTCCAGTATGGACGAGATGCTGCTGGCCATTGAGAGCGTTCTGGCTGGAGACAAATTCCTCAGTCCGGGCATCACAGCCGGTGTTCTCGGCGGATACATGGAGGCTCATGAAAAAACGCGCGAACCCACCGAATGGGACTTCATCACCCAGCGGGAGCGGGAGGTGCTCAAGTTGGTGGCCGAGGGGTACAAGAACAAGGAAATAGCGGAAATGCTCCATGTCAGCTGCAAGACGGTGGAGAAACACCGTTCCAATATCATGAGCAAGCTTGGTGTGCATAATGTCGCGGCCTTGACCACGTACGCAATTGACCGTGGCCTGGTGAAGGTGAAATCCTAGTTTCACTGGCTGGAGACAATTCTGATGAAAATGTAGTTTCCTGACATCACAGCGTACATGCCTGTTTTCCCGTATTTTCGTTGAAAGAAACATGTAGTCACACTGCCCAGCCTGCCTTGAGATGGCTTGTCCTGGAAATGTTCCGAGTGGTTTCCATGCAATGGTGGTCCCCACGCCGCTGCGTGCTGAAAAATGGTCTTCTGGTAAAATCCCTCCCAATCCTATAGAAGGAAACAATATCGCGATCGAAACACACAGCGAGGCTGGCTGTCCCTTCTTCTAATGACACAGAGAGGAACGTGCTTTGGTTTCTGGGAAAAATGGCTTTGCAAACAATTGACTCGTCTCCCACCATCGGATTGCGTCTGGTCCGAATGATCGGGATCCATCAGCTCAAGGGATGTTTTGCGTTGCAGCGCAGCAAGGGAACACACATTACTTTTCATTTTCCGGTCAAACAGAGGATATCATGACCCAGATGTTGCGTGTACTGCTGGTTGAGGACGAAGCCATTCTGGCCATGAATCTGGAACAGATGCTGGGCAAGATGGGGTATGTTGTTCTGCCGCTGGTGGCATCGGGCGAGGAGGCCATCGACCTGGCCAAACGTCATCAACCGGACGTCGTGATCATGGACATTCACCTGGCCGGGAAGATGAACGGGTTCACCGCGGCTATGCAAATCCAGGCTTTTTTGGATGTCCCCATCGTTTATCTGACCGGCCATTCCGACGATGCCACCCTGCACCAGGCCACGTTGACCGGACCTTACGCGTATCTGGTCAAGCCCGTGTCTCGAAAAGAATTGACGGCCTGCCTGGAGGTGGTCCTGCACCGGCATGCCATGGACCGAAAATTACGGGAAAGCGAGGACAGGTACCGGAGTATCGTGGAAAACATCAACGATGCCCTGGTGATCCATGACTTCAATGGCAGGATCATCGATGTCAACGAAAATTGTTGCAACATGTTTGGATATGCACGCGATGAGTTGATCGGCGCGAAGGTGTCCCTGTTTTCCAGTCCGGAAGCCCTCTGCTACCAGACTCAAAAAATGGCTGAAATCCGACAAAACCCCTCCCTGGTCTTCGAGACCCAATGCGAGGACAGGGACGGCATGCACGTCCCGGTCGAGGTCAGCGCGCGGGTGGTATCGCGCGAATCGGGGGGCGTTATCCAGTGTTTCCTGCGAGATATCAGTGAGCGAAAAAGGCAGGAACAACGGATCAAGGAGATGAACGAAAGCCTGGAAAAGACCATGGCCGAGAAGGACAGGCTGTTCACGATCATTGCTCACGATCTCAGGTCGCCCCTGACCGGTCTGCTGGCTTTCACCCGGGTGCTTGCCGAAAAGGTCGACGCCTTTTCGGCCGAGGATCTTAAAAAATGCGCCAGGGAAATGAAACTGTCGGCTGAAGGACTGTTCGAGCTTCTGGAAAATCTGCTGGAGTGGTCCAGGCTGCAGCAGGGCCTGTTTGAGATTGAGCCGGCACCGCTTGTCCTGGCGGATCTGGTGGAAAAGAATATCGGTTTGCTGCATACCGTGTCCCGCCAGAAAAAAATTGTGATGGAAAACCACATCCCTGCGAATCTGATCGCATATGCCGATGGTGCGATGGTGAAAACCCTGTTCCGCAACCTGCTGGGCAATGCTCTCAAATTTTCCCGGCAAGGGGACAGGGTGCAGGTCTTCGCCGAAAGCGACGGAACAATGATCACGGTTGCCGTGCAGGAT
It contains:
- a CDS encoding LuxR C-terminal-related transcriptional regulator, giving the protein MKVVIALAPQMLREFLSSCLKEAESFALTVVAELEDGMEAISAVHEHAPDLLILGLALPRLSGISVINAVHPRHPDMKILVLTDYVDDLYVLEAFQAGANGYCIKDSSMDEMLLAIESVLAGDKFLSPGITAGVLGGYMEAHEKTREPTEWDFITQREREVLKLVAEGYKNKEIAEMLHVSCKTVEKHRSNIMSKLGVHNVAALTTYAIDRGLVKVKS
- a CDS encoding glycoside hydrolase family 65 protein — protein: MSVWTLRYDQFDPEQEKLREALCTLGNGYFATRGAASESRAGEVHYPGTYLAGGYNRLQTEIQGRTIENEDLVNLPNWLCLGFRHPGGEWFDLRNVQIHSFRQELNLKHGILSRKVSFADNDGRRSTLRERRIVHMTQPHLAAMHVVFTPENWSGDLEFRTALDGRVINDGVPRYRDLNSHHLEPEEEILTDQETICLKVRTSQSNLRIAQAARTRVCLDGDELDTQRSTVQEPGYIAQQFTVRARKGVEIHLEKVVALFTSRDHAIAECRLEAEKLAQRAGSFEELLTSHSLSWKHLWRRFDITYEEKTPPSEDRTAMILHLHTFHLLQTTSLHTMDLDVGVPSRGWHGEAYRGHIFWDELFIFPFLNLRVPEITRSLLMYRYRRINEARAAAREEGFRGAMYPWQSGSNGREETQKIHLNPESGRWHPDKSHHQRHVNAAIVYNIREYFQATEDMEFLSFYGAEMVLEIARFWSSIATYNQTLDRYEIRDVMGPDEYHDAYPDSDVPGLNNNAYTNVMAAWVLNEALTVLELLPEDRRKELREQLRLGAEELDLWQDISRKLRVVFHDDGIISQFEGYGELEEFDWEGYREKYGDIQRLDRILKSEDDTPNRYKISKQADVLMLFYLFSAEELGEIFEQLGYPFEYETIPKNIDYYIKRTSHGSTLSRVAHSWVLIRKDRARSWHLFTQALESDISDVQGGTTPEGIHLGAMAGTVNMIQVGYTGLETRGDVLWLNPCLPDNLGRLQMQIHYRGHNLSIEIVPGKMTITACRARKKSIQIGYKETLHELDEGQSVEIALQNTIS
- a CDS encoding protein-L-isoaspartate(D-aspartate) O-methyltransferase, with the protein product MTDHDLARHEMVEEQLIPRGISAPRVLQAMKTVPRHRFVEKGDENLAYTDQPLPIGYHQTISQPYIVALMTEALDLKPADTVLEIGTGSGYQAAVLAEIAHQVYTIEKVEPLLHRAQTILAELGYDNVASKFYNGTLGWPEKAPFDAILVTAGSPEIPPPLLNQLKDGGRMVVPVGEQTFQELIKVTRSRDGIRKEKLGGCRFVPLLGAHGW
- a CDS encoding exopolysaccharide biosynthesis protein, which gives rise to MDQEPVNLEQLLDRIDTAACSLERVSVETILEAVGSRSFGPLLLLAGLILVSPLSGIPGTATSMAVIVLLCAVQLVLGRSHFWLPSWLLQRSVPHNKLKRALVFVRPHARAIDGWLRPRLTFLVHRTGTYFIALACIVIALGLPAMELVPFSASSAGGALTVFGLALVFRDGLLALLAFAIAVATSGLVVSRFL
- a CDS encoding hexameric tyrosine-coordinated heme protein; amino-acid sequence: MRSFRSLILVFVFLSLICFGAMLFPSKPSAEESQTLSLITATPEEGFQVAIELARKGVTETQPDKEILFMLREVYSRDPDALIAASHVVAVHFQTVAAANNYWRKQDRED
- the treZ gene encoding malto-oligosyltrehalose trehalohydrolase, which encodes MPEIFGPTIEDGGVRFRLWAPKASQVDVAVFEQERRILTPMHPLENGWFEALVPEAHAGTLYQFRVVGNSWGELMVPDPASHFQPDDVFGPSQVLDITAFQWDNADWNGRPWSETVLYELHVGTFTPDGTYDGVRTRLNYLQQLGVTAIELMPLADFPGRRNWGYDGVLPFAPDSVYGTPRELKWLIDEAHGLGMMVFLDVVYNHFGPEGNFLHHYAPDFFSETHQTPWGAAIDFSVPQVREFFIANAIHWLGAYRFDGLRLDAVHAIRDDSKPHILEELAERVRLALPEDRHVHLVLENDANQSRFLVRDQSARPQYYVAQWNDDIHHACHVLTTGERQGYYQDYADTPLERLGQCLAEGFSYQGEPSTHRGRQSRGEPSAHLPPEAFVAFLQNHDQVGNRAFGERLSVLASPEKRRALAAVILLAPQIPLLFMGEEWGTRHPFPFFCDFQGDLAEAVREGRRREFATFPEFADPAQRERIPDPNAPETAKSAVLKWDEPIKPKYSEWLKLHRQLLSLRRERIQPLLSRIQPGKASWNIIHTDILIVNWPLKDGRILMLAVNAGPETRHFHPESLGTVSRQTEIFAAPNALLERGEKLILGPWAVYWSVSSVFERGH
- a CDS encoding hybrid sensor histidine kinase/response regulator, yielding MTQMLRVLLVEDEAILAMNLEQMLGKMGYVVLPLVASGEEAIDLAKRHQPDVVIMDIHLAGKMNGFTAAMQIQAFLDVPIVYLTGHSDDATLHQATLTGPYAYLVKPVSRKELTACLEVVLHRHAMDRKLRESEDRYRSIVENINDALVIHDFNGRIIDVNENCCNMFGYARDELIGAKVSLFSSPEALCYQTQKMAEIRQNPSLVFETQCEDRDGMHVPVEVSARVVSRESGGVIQCFLRDISERKRQEQRIKEMNESLEKTMAEKDRLFTIIAHDLRSPLTGLLAFTRVLAEKVDAFSAEDLKKCAREMKLSAEGLFELLENLLEWSRLQQGLFEIEPAPLVLADLVEKNIGLLHTVSRQKKIVMENHIPANLIAYADGAMVKTLFRNLLGNALKFSRQGDRVQVFAESDGTMITVAVQDEGVGMDAEERDGLFKPDRVHSRKGTDGERGTGLGLVLCAELVQRMGGTIWLQSSPGQGTTFFFTLPDGSTVTR